One Sphingomonas endolithica genomic window, GTAACCTGGCCGCGGAAGCAGAAGCTCCCGCGGCCAAAGTACCGACGACCCCGATCGAGGTCGTCGCGTCTCTTACATGCCCTGCATATTGTGCGACTTGCCGTCCTGCAGCTTCATCGCCGCGTTCAGATGCTGCTTGACGATCGGCACTGCGGCCTTTGCCGAGGTGCGCAACGGTGCCTGATCGCCGCCCGTGGCGAAGCTCTGGTGCAGGTCGAGCGCAGCCTGATGCGCCGGAACCTGCTGGCCAAGATACAGCCGGTCGAAGTCGGCCGGTGCGGCAGTCTGCAGTTCGTTGATCGATGCGGTCGCGCCGGCATCCAGCATCGGCGGTGTCGGCGTCAGGCCGGCTTTTTGCGCTGCCTTCATCGTTGCGGCCGTGGTTTTCTGGTGATGCTTGATCAGCATCGTGGCGAACTTGCGGATCGCCGGGTTCTGCGTCTTTTCGAGTGCGACCTGGCTCGAGTTGATCTCGTACAAATCGCTCATCCCGGCGGCCATCACATAGGGCATCGCGCTGGTCTTCGCCTCAGGCGGCGGCGGCGGCGGAGGGGTCTGCGCCATGGCCGGCATGGCATAGGCAGCCAACGTCGCGATGAAGGCTAAGCTTTTACGTTGCATGAATTTTCTCCTGTTTTTCGTCTGGCTGCAACCATCGCCCACGCGCGTGGTTCCGCCTGAGTTGGACAGGATCAACCGATCACAATCCAGGTTAGTGATATTGCGGCTTAACCCAGGATAATGCGCGCTTGATCTTGCTCTCCCAATCACCGGCGTAACTGCCTCGCGCCATAGTGGCTGCGCGGGGCAACCAGGGATCGCAAAACAGCATGAACGCGAACGACGATAGTCCTTACGAAGCGCTGATCGCCAAGCTCCGGCGAATGGGGCCGATCGACGCCGACGACATAGCGGCCGTGACCGCCTTGTCCGTGCGGCGGGAGAGTCGCCGCGCGAGCACGTACCTGGTGCGCGAAGGCGACCGGGTCGATACGTGCGCGGTGCTGGTGACGGGCTATGCCTGCCGCAGCAAGACGACGCGCGAAGGCCGCCGGCAGATCGTCTCGTTCCACATGCCGGGCGACATCCTGGACGTTCAGCACATCCTGCTCGATCGCGCCGACCATAATGTGCAGGTGATCACACCCGCCACCTATGTCGTGATGAAGGCAGCGGACCTGCGCGATCTCGTCCATCGCCGTCCCAACATCGCCGACGCGCTGTGGCGCGATTCGTTGATCGATGCATCGGTGTTCCGCGAATGGGTGCTCAACGTCGGGCAGCGCGACGCGCGGACCCGCATTGCGCACATGCTGTGCGAATTCGCGGTGCGCAACGCGGCGGCCGGGCAGGGGTCGCCGGAACGGTTCGACCTGCCGATGACGCAGGAGACGATCGGCGACGCGACCGGACTCACGCCGGTTCACGTCAACCGCATGCTCGCGGCGCTGGATGCGGAAGGCGTGATCGTGCGTCAGCGGCAGCAGATCCAGATTGCCGACTGGCCGCGCATGAAGCGCATCGCCGATTTCGACGCAGCCTATCTCCACGAAGCCGCCTGAGCGTGATCCCACGCTACGAGCAGGTGGAGTTGCGCACCGCTCGCGATCATGAAGGCGTCGTCGTGTTTGACGGCAACGTGCTGGTCGCGGTGTTGGCGAGGTTGAGCGCGGATCACGGCGACGATGCGGGGCGCTGGTCGATCGAATTCCTGCCCGGCCATGAAGGGGAGAGACTGCCCGATCCATTCGCGGACTTGCCGGATGCGGCACGTTGGATCGAAGGGGGCGCGGGCGAGGCTTGAACCGCGCCTTTTGCGGCGCGATGCCGACGACACATGCTTGACGTGGCGGAGGGGTTATCGGATGCGGTCGTTCATAGCGCAATTAATGCCCTAGCAGGAAGGATACGAGCAATGGCCGCAGACAAGATGGAGATCGACCAGTCGACGATCCTCGACAACGTGCACGAACAGATGGTGGAGTTCAGCGCAGAGGTGGATGGCGACGAGTATGAATTCGGCGTGCAATATGCCGTGCTCGAAGCACTGAGCGGCGACGCCCCCGACGACGATGCCGTCGAGATGTTCAACCTGTTCAGCGACGCGATCGCCGAAGCCGGGCTGGTGGCACTGGCGCGCAACAGCGATCCGGCGCTGATCGTGATTAGCGAGAACGATCTGGAATAACTGCCGAAGATGCTGCTCCCCGGCGAAGGCCGGGGCCCAGTCGGAAAGGCGGGTGTAACCAAGGGCGGCGCTCAGCCAAATGACGTCTCACGACTGGACCCCGGCCGTCGCCGGGGAACAAGAGGGGGGTGGCACCCCGTTGAATCGTGGCCCCATCCCCCAAGCCGTCACCCTAGAACTAGCCGGCGATGACGCGCAGCGATCAATTCAACCGCACGCCACCCGCAAACTATTTGGTCGGCCAGATTGTCATCGTCGTGGCAACCAGCTGCTGCAATTCCTCGCACGTGGCGCCGGAGCCACCCTGCAGCGCCAGCCCCTGCAATAGCGCGAAGAGGAACTTGACCAGCGCGGCCGCCTCCATGCCCTCGGGCAATTCGCCCGCAGCCTTGGCCTGCTCGAAGCGTGCGACCAGCGCAGCCTCGGAGGAGGCGCGGCGTTTGACGACCTCGGTCTTGATCGGCTCGGCTTCCACGCCGCAGGCCACGCTGCTGATCACGCCCAGGCACCCCTTGGGATCGCAGGTGCTCATCTGCATCTTTAGCGCCCCCGTCAGCAGCCGCTCGGCCACGCCGCGTGCCGTCGGCGCCTCCAGCGCAGTGCTCATGTAAGCCAGCTTTTCGCGCTCGTAGAGATCGAGCGCCTTGTGGAACAGCGCCTCCTTGTTCCCGAACGCGGCGTACAGGCTGGGCTTGGTGATTCCCATCGCCGCCGTCAGCTCGGCCATCGACGCCGCTTCGTATCCGTGGCGCCAGAACACTTGCAACGCCGCTGCCAGCGCGACGTCGAGATCGAACTCGCGCGGGCGGCCTTTCGTGGCCGGTGAGGAACAGAGGTTATACATACCGAACGGTATATAGGCAGCTCGCGCCTAAACGTCCAGTATCGCTAGAGAAATCTGCAGGCGCCGAGTCAACGGCCGGCAGCGGCAGGCGACACCGTCGCCCGCCGCCCCCGTTCAAGCGACATTCGGCAATTGGTGCAACATCTTGTCGAGCGTGATCGGGTAATCGCGCACCCGCACGCCGGTCGCATTGTAGATCGCATTGGCGATCGCCGCGCCCACACCGCACAGCCCCAATTCGCCCACGCCCTTGGCCTTCATCGGCGACGAAATCGGATCGACCTCGTCGAGGAAGATCACCTCCTGGTGCGGGATATCGGCATGGACCGGCACTTCGTAGGTCGCCAGATCGTGATTAACGAAGAAGCCGAAGCGCGTGTCGACCGCCAGTTCCTCCATCAGCGCGGCGCCCGCACCCATCGTCATCGCGCCGATCACCTGGCTACGTGCAGACTTGGGGTTGAGGATGCGCCCGGCGGCACACACTGCGAGCATGCGGCGGATGCGTGTCTCGCCGGTATAGGCATTCACCGCCACCTCGACGAAGTGGCCGGCGAACGTCGACTGCTGATACTTCTTGTCCAGATCGCCATATTCGATCGAGTCCTCGGCCGTCAGGCCAGCCGCGCCCGCCGCATCGGCCAGCGACACGCTGCGGCCGCCGGCACGCACCTTGCCACCGGCGAACTCGATATCGGCCGCATCGAAGCCGAGCTTCTGCGCCACCATCTCGCGCAGCTTGACGCAGGCGGCATAGACGCCGGCGGTCGAGTTGTTCGCACCCCACTGCCCGCCCGAGCCGGCCGATGCCGGCGAGTCCGAATCGCCCAGCTGCACGACCACCCGGTCGAGATCGACGCCCATCATCTCGGCGGCCGTCTGTGCGATGATCGTATAGCTGCCGGTGCCGATATCGGTCATGTCGGTGGTGACGGTCACGATGCCCTTGCCGTCGACCGCGACCCGCGCCGCCGACTTCATCAGCAGGTTGTTGCGGAAGCCCGCGCCCACACCCATGCCGATCAGCCACTGTCCGTCACGCACGCTGCCGGGCTTGGCATTGCGCTTGTTCCAGCCGAACGCCGCCGACCCCTGCTGCAGGCACTGCACCAATTGCCGCTGCGAAAAGCGCCGCTCGGGCTTCTCCGGATCGACCTGCGTATCGTTGACGATACGGAACTGCACCGGATCCATGCCGAGCTTCTCGGCCATCTCGTCAATCGCGATTTCCAACGCCATCAGCCCTGGCGCCTCGCCTGGCGCGCGCATCGCATTGCCCTCGGGCAGATCGAGCACCGCCAGCCGCATCGACGTCAGCCTATTGGCCCCGGCATACATCAGCTTGGTCTGGCTGACCGCAGTTTCGGGCTTGCCGCCGGGCAGATCGCCCGAGCCGCTCTCATGCGCAATCGCGGTGATCTTGCCGTCCTTGTTCGCGCCGATGCGGATGCGCTGCGTGGTCGCCGGACGATGCGTGGTATTGTTGATGATCAACGGGCGCTGCAGCGCGACCTTCACCGGGCGGCCCGCCGCCTTGGCGCCGAGTGCCGCCATGATCGCGTCGGTACGGACGAACAGCTTCCCGCCGAAACCGCCACCGATATAGGGCGAGATCAGCCGGACATTGTCCTTGGGGATACCGAGCGTCTTGGCGACGTCGCCCTTGCCCCAAGCGATCATCTGGTTCGATGTCCACAGCGTCAATTTGTCGCCGTCCCATGCGCCGATCGAGGCATGCGGCTCCATCATTGCATGGCTGTGATCGGGCGTGGTGTAGGTCGCGTCGAGCTTGACCGGCGCGTCGGCAAAGCCGCGCTTGAAATCGCCAATCTCCTCGACCGGCGGGGCCGCACTGCCTTCGCCGCTGCTCGCGCCCTTCAGCGGGGCGGTCTTCAGTCCCTCGGCCAGATCGTATCGGCCCTTGGCACGGGCATAGTCGACGCGGACAAGCTGTGCGGCGGCGCGCGCCTGTTCGAACGTCTCGGCCACGACCAGCGCGATGGTCTGATGGTAGTGCTGGATCTCGGGGCCACCCAGCAACAAGGCGGTGTTGAAATCGCCCTTGAACAGCTTGCCCGCATCCGCGGCAGTGACGATGGCGATCACCCCCGGCGCGGCCTTGGCCTCGGCCAGGTCCATCGAATTGATCCGCCCCTTAGCGATCCCCGCGCCGACGATATAGCCATATGCCTGATTGGCGACGACATCGTGCCGTTCATAGGCATAAGGCGCGGTGCCGGTGGTCTTGAACTTGCCGTCGATGCGGTCGTGCGGCTTGCCGATGACCTTCATTTGGTCGATCGGATTCTTGCCCGCGGGCGTGTCGAACTTCATGCGATCAACCCTTCGCTTCGGCGAGTGCGGAGGCGAGCGTGCGCTCCACCAGCGTCACCTTGAATGCATTGTCTTGCGTCGGGCGCGCGCCGGCCATCAGGCGGGCGTTCACAGCCTGGGCTCCCTGCGGCAGTGCCGCCTCCGCCGCTTCGACCCGCCACGGCTTGTGCGCCACGCCGCCGACCGCGACCCGGCCGGTGCCGTCACGCTGCACCACCGCCGCCACCGAAACGAGCGCGAAGGCATAGGATGCACGGTCGCGAACCTTGCGGTAGATCTGCGTGCCGCCGATCGGCTTGGGCAGCGTGACCGACGTGATCAGCTCGCCGCGCTTGAGCACGGTGTCGATGTGCGGCGTATCGCCCGGCAACCGGTGGAAGTCGGCGATCGGGATCGAGCGGGTAATGCCGTCGGGCTGCACCGTCTCGACCACCGCATCCAGCACGCGCATCGCCACCGCCATATCGCCGGGATAGGTCGCGATGCAGGCGTCGCTGCTGCCGATCACCGCCAGCTGACGGCTATAGCCGCCCAGTGCCGCGCAGCCCGATCCGGGCTTGCGCTTGTTGCACGGCTGGTTGGTGTCGTAGAAATAGGGGCAGCGCGTCCGTTGCAGCAGGTTGCCCGCAGTGGTCGCCTTGTTGCGCAACTGCCCGCTTGCACCCGCGACGATCGCACGACTGAGCACGCCGTAATCGCGCCGCACGCGTGTGTCGCTGGCCAGATTGGTATTGGTCACCAACGCACCGATGCGCAGGCCGCCATCCGGCGTGCCCTCGATACGATCGAGCTTCAGCCCGCCGACGTCGATCAGATGCGCCGGTGCCTCGATCTGCAGCTTCATCAGGTCGAGCAGGTTGGTGCCCCCTGCGATGAACTTGGCGTTTGGCGTACGCAGCGCTTCGGCCGCTGCCGCCGCGGGCGTGCTCGCCCGGTTATAGGTGAAGGGCTTCATGCGCGTTTCTCCGCAACGTCGGCCATTGCTTCCAGAATGTTGGAATAAGCACCGCAGCGGCAGATGTTGCCGCTCATCCGCTCGCGCATCTCGTCATTGGATGCGGTCGGGCGCGCCGTGAGATCGTCGGTGACGTGGCTCGGTACGCCGGCCTT contains:
- a CDS encoding DUF4142 domain-containing protein, producing the protein MQRKSLAFIATLAAYAMPAMAQTPPPPPPPEAKTSAMPYVMAAGMSDLYEINSSQVALEKTQNPAIRKFATMLIKHHQKTTAATMKAAQKAGLTPTPPMLDAGATASINELQTAAPADFDRLYLGQQVPAHQAALDLHQSFATGGDQAPLRTSAKAAVPIVKQHLNAAMKLQDGKSHNMQGM
- a CDS encoding Crp/Fnr family transcriptional regulator — protein: MNANDDSPYEALIAKLRRMGPIDADDIAAVTALSVRRESRRASTYLVREGDRVDTCAVLVTGYACRSKTTREGRRQIVSFHMPGDILDVQHILLDRADHNVQVITPATYVVMKAADLRDLVHRRPNIADALWRDSLIDASVFREWVLNVGQRDARTRIAHMLCEFAVRNAAAGQGSPERFDLPMTQETIGDATGLTPVHVNRMLAALDAEGVIVRQRQQIQIADWPRMKRIADFDAAYLHEAA
- a CDS encoding TetR/AcrR family transcriptional regulator, giving the protein MYNLCSSPATKGRPREFDLDVALAAALQVFWRHGYEAASMAELTAAMGITKPSLYAAFGNKEALFHKALDLYEREKLAYMSTALEAPTARGVAERLLTGALKMQMSTCDPKGCLGVISSVACGVEAEPIKTEVVKRRASSEAALVARFEQAKAAGELPEGMEAAALVKFLFALLQGLALQGGSGATCEELQQLVATTMTIWPTK
- the paoC gene encoding aldehyde oxidoreductase molybdenum-binding subunit PaoC, producing MKFDTPAGKNPIDQMKVIGKPHDRIDGKFKTTGTAPYAYERHDVVANQAYGYIVGAGIAKGRINSMDLAEAKAAPGVIAIVTAADAGKLFKGDFNTALLLGGPEIQHYHQTIALVVAETFEQARAAAQLVRVDYARAKGRYDLAEGLKTAPLKGASSGEGSAAPPVEEIGDFKRGFADAPVKLDATYTTPDHSHAMMEPHASIGAWDGDKLTLWTSNQMIAWGKGDVAKTLGIPKDNVRLISPYIGGGFGGKLFVRTDAIMAALGAKAAGRPVKVALQRPLIINNTTHRPATTQRIRIGANKDGKITAIAHESGSGDLPGGKPETAVSQTKLMYAGANRLTSMRLAVLDLPEGNAMRAPGEAPGLMALEIAIDEMAEKLGMDPVQFRIVNDTQVDPEKPERRFSQRQLVQCLQQGSAAFGWNKRNAKPGSVRDGQWLIGMGVGAGFRNNLLMKSAARVAVDGKGIVTVTTDMTDIGTGSYTIIAQTAAEMMGVDLDRVVVQLGDSDSPASAGSGGQWGANNSTAGVYAACVKLREMVAQKLGFDAADIEFAGGKVRAGGRSVSLADAAGAAGLTAEDSIEYGDLDKKYQQSTFAGHFVEVAVNAYTGETRIRRMLAVCAAGRILNPKSARSQVIGAMTMGAGAALMEELAVDTRFGFFVNHDLATYEVPVHADIPHQEVIFLDEVDPISSPMKAKGVGELGLCGVGAAIANAIYNATGVRVRDYPITLDKMLHQLPNVA
- a CDS encoding FAD binding domain-containing protein, producing MKPFTYNRASTPAAAAAEALRTPNAKFIAGGTNLLDLMKLQIEAPAHLIDVGGLKLDRIEGTPDGGLRIGALVTNTNLASDTRVRRDYGVLSRAIVAGASGQLRNKATTAGNLLQRTRCPYFYDTNQPCNKRKPGSGCAALGGYSRQLAVIGSSDACIATYPGDMAVAMRVLDAVVETVQPDGITRSIPIADFHRLPGDTPHIDTVLKRGELITSVTLPKPIGGTQIYRKVRDRASYAFALVSVAAVVQRDGTGRVAVGGVAHKPWRVEAAEAALPQGAQAVNARLMAGARPTQDNAFKVTLVERTLASALAEAKG